The Aphidius gifuensis isolate YNYX2018 linkage group LG2, ASM1490517v1, whole genome shotgun sequence DNA window aattaaattattattaaagtcttgagttgattaaaaatatcaacattatTGATTAACATGTTTGACAGTTCAAAAATTATGTTGTCcacatatgtaaaaaaataatgtttttgtttattttaaccAGGAGGTGGAAATCCATTTTCAAATCTTGAAAAAACAACAGTTCTTCAAGAAGCAAGAACATTCAATGATACACCAGTAAATCCACGTAAATGTGGTcaaatattgacaaaaatattgtatttattgaaCCAGGGTGAACAACTTGGTACAACTGAAGCAACAGAAGCATTTTTTGCaatgacaaaattatttcaatcacGTGATGTTGTTTTACGTAGACTTGTTTATTTAGGAATAAAAGAATTAAGTACAGTTGCTGAAGATGTTATAATTGTAACATCAAGTTTAACAAAAGATATGACTGGTAAAGAAGATCTTTATCGTGCAGCAGCAATACGTGCATTATGTACAATAACAGATAGTGGAATGTTAGCTGCTATTGAAAGATATATGAAACAGgctattgttgataaatcacCAAGTGTTGCTAGTGCTGCACTTGTATCATCATTACATTTAAGTGGTGTATCAAGTGATGTTGCACGTAGATGGGCAAATGAAGCACAAGAAGCACTTAATTCAGATTCAGTTATGGTACAATATCATGCACTTGGTGTATTATATCAAGCAAGAAAATCTGATAGACATGCTGTTATTAAATTAGTTGCTAAATTAATGAAATCAAGTCCAAAAAGTCCATATGCAGCATGTATGTTAATAAGAATGGCATGTAAATTATTAGATGAATCAAATGAAGGTAATGAATTAATGGAATTTATTGAATCATGTTTACGACATAAATCAGAAATGGTTGTTTATGAAGCAGCACATGCTATTGTTAATTTAGCAAGAAGTGGTATACGTGAAATTGCACCAGCAATATCTGTATTACAACATTTTTGTAGTTCATCAAAACCAGCATTAAGATTTGCTGCTGTACGTACATTAAATAAAGTTGCAATGACACATCCAACAGCTGTTACAGCATGTAATTTagatcttgaaaatttaataactgaTTCAAATAGATCAATAGCAACACTTGCAATAACAACATTACTTAAAACTGGAGCTGAAAGTTCAGTTGATCGTTTAATGAAACAAATTGCAACATTTGTATCTGAAATATCTGATGAATTTAAAGTTGTTGTTGTACAAGCAATAAGAACATTGTGTCAAAAATATCCAAGAAAACATACtgtattaatgaattttttatcagcaATGTTACGTGATGAAGGTGGCTTAGAATATAAAGCAGCAATTGCTGATACAATTATTGCTGTTATGGAAGGTAATGCTGATGCTAAAGAAGCTGGTTTAGCTCATCtttgtgaatttattgaaGATTGTGAGCATACATCACTTGCTGTTAgaatattacatttattagGACAAGAAGGACCAAGTTCTAAAAATCCATCAAGACAcattagatttatttataatcgtgTTATACTAGAATGTGCTAGTGTAAGAGCTGCTGCTGTAACAGCACTTGCTAGTTTTGCTGCTGCATGTCCAGATTTATTACCAAATGTACTTGTTCTATTATCACGTTGTCAATTAGATTCTGATGATGAAGTTAGAGATAGAGCTGCTTATTATTGTACAATTttatcacaacaaaaaaataatgattcaaatattaatatgttaATACATCCACCACAATTATCAACACCAAGTCTTGAAAGAGCACTTCTTAATTATGTCAATAGTAATATGGATACACCATTTGATATATCacaggtaaattattataaattattatctctattaattatttcgttatttgattttaattttaactttaattttaattttatagatacCAACAGCACAAGTTATTGAAGAACCAACACAAGCTGAAACACAATTAACATCAAGACCACAACAACCACGTCTTACACGTGAAGAAACTTATgctgaaaaattatcacaagTACCACAATTAGCACCAATTATTCAAGGCTCTGTACTATTTAAATCATCACCAGTATTTGAGTTAACTGAATCTGAAACTGAATACAATGTCAAGTGTATTAAGCATACATTTTCTGATTATCTTATATTACaatttgattgtttaaatacaTTGTCTGATCAATTATTGGAAGATGTTAGTGTTGCTGTTGAACCACCAGAGGGTTATGAATTAATATGTGAAATACCATGTGTTAAATTAGCTTATAATGAACTTGGTACAACTTATACTGTTTTACAATATCCAGATGATGTTAATGCTGGTGTTGCAACAATTCCAACAACACTTAAATTTGTTGCCAAAGATTGTGATCCATCAACTGGTCTTCCTGAGGCTGAACAAGGTTATCAAGATGAATATATGTTGGAAGATTTAGATGTAACACTTGCTGATCAAATGAAAGGTATTAAAACACGTGGAATGGATATGAATGCTGCTTGGGAAGCTACTGTAACACGTGGTTTTACATGTATTGATGATACATTTGCACTTGGTGCTGATGTTACAAGTCTTGAGGCTGCTGTTAAGAGTCTTGTTGGTTTTTTGGGTCTTGAACCAGCTGATAGAAGTGACAGAGTACAACCAAGTTCAACATCACATGTTTTATTACTTCATGGATCATTCCGTGGTGGTAAAGAAATATTTGCTCGTGCTAGATTAGCTATTGCTAATTCACAAGTTACAATGCAACTTTCAGTAAGATCAAGTGATCCAGATGTTGCATCGCTTGTTCTTGCATCAGttggataatttattttttattatttttctttcatttaactcatattttcttatttttccaattttatttttcatatataaaaaaaaaaaaagaaataatttgaaaattagtaaaaaataattgtatacatAATTAAGAACATGAATTTTGATTtggtattattgttaattaatcgtcaatataattatttcaacataataaataaataaataaatatatataataaataatcaaatttgtaatttaattttcttgacaagtcattatttcattgttgttattaattaaattattaattattatctttaaaaaatatccagttttcactgatataaataatatcatttgtcGGCGACATATAATTTTAGTGGAAATacatctttatatttttttttctctgccCAAACATCGTGTGCATCGTGCTTCTTGTTTAAccttcatcaaaaaaaaatttcgcatttataaaaatggcTGCTGTACTCGATGATGTCGGCAAGTCCACTGAAAAACATGTAGATGAAGAAATTGAcgatgttgttgataatgaaaatgatactGGTGCTGTAGATGCtgctaaaaaaaagaaaaagaaaaaaaagaagaagaagaatggtatgaataaattgattgatattatttatttttatgcttCATTTTATTTGAGTCAATTACGACTGACAATGTGCGTTcaactattaaatttttatatttttaaatcaataatttaattaattatcattataatattcaaactttaatttattatttaatttaaatataatgttgttaaaaattatttgtaattgacaagcaaaaaaaaaaaaaaacttgtctttttgggtttttttttcttctaaatcttactgttgaaattaattatttttggttttataaatttagctGAAGCTGGTGAAGCTACAACTGCTGCTGTAGATacagttgaagaaaaaaaaactgaagaaAATGGAGTTGAAGAAGGTAAATAAGctaataatgagtatttatttattttttctataaaataatatcttttgatgttaaataatattatttaattttttatgttaattcgTAGCAGCTCCAGCTGAAAATGGTGAAAATGGTgaagaagttaaaaaaaagaaaaaacgtaAACCCCGTGGAAAAGGACCAAAACAACAAACAGATCcaccaacaataaaaatatcagatTTGTATACAGATGGAAATTTTCCAATTGGACAAATAATGGATCATCCATCAGCTGCTGGTATTGATGACAAAACAGCTAGAGATCGTTTTACAAGTGAAGAAGCACGTGCACTTGATCGTAtgcaaaatgatatttataatgaagCTAGACAAGCTGCTGAAGCTCATCGTCAAACAAGAAAACATATTCAACAAtgggtaaatataaaaacaatatttatcttgaattaaaattaatttttttattaattttattgacaatttaattaattatttaggtaAAACCAGGAATGACTATGATTGAAATATGTAATGAGCTTGAAAATACAGcaagaaaattaattggtgAAGATGGATTAAAAGCTGGTCTTGCATTTCCAACTGGTTGTTCAAGAAATCATTGTGCTGCTCATTATACACCAAATGCTGGTGATCCAACTGTCCTTCAATATGATGATGTTACTAAAATTGATTTTGGTACACATATTAATGGTCGTATTATTGATTGTGCATTTACTCTAACATTTAATCCAAAATATGATAGACTTATTGAAGCTGTACGTGATGCAACAAATACTGGTATTAAAGCTGCTGGTATTGATGTACAATTATGTGATGTTGGTGCTGCTATTCAAGAAGTTATGGAATCATATGAAGTTGAAATTGATGGAAAAACTTATCAAGTTaaatcaattagaaatttaaatggTCATTCAATTTCACCATATCGTATACATGCTGGTAAAACAGTACCAATTGTACGTGGTGGTGAAGCAACAAGAATGgaagaaaatgaattttatgcTATTGAAACATTTGGATCAACTGGACGTGGTATTGTTCATGATGATTCTGATTGTTCACATTACATGAAACGATTTGATGCTGGATATGTTCCATTAAGACTTCAAAGTTCCAAATCACTTTTAAAtacaatcaacaaaaatttcagtaagttgttattcataattttaaattcacaagtcaattatgataaaattctgttgttgttttattttttaaaattattatcatttgttttttcttattaatcattttataatgatgacattattgtaataattattatttttaattttaaaggtACTTTGGCTTTCTGTAAACGTTGGTTAGACCGTGCTGGTTGCACCAAGTATCAAATGGCTCTCAAGGATCTTTGTGACAAGGGTGCCGTTGAGGCTTATCCACCATTGGTTGATGTAAAAGGTTGTTATACTGCTCAATTTGAGCACACACTTGTTTTACGTCCAACTTGTAAAGAAGTTATTTCACGAGGTGATGATTATTAaactatataataattattaccaaaaaaattttgtatttcatatttttctgatttaaataatgcaaaaaaaattcatttgcatactttgatagaaaaaaaaaaaccaacaaacaAGTTAACAAAAAAggcttttaaaattaatagccttgtttttttttctttttttatcatgaattctcgtgaataatttttttacaaaataattatgtattgagaattattattaatgttaattcaataataaaaacaaaaaataatacaaatcatgtggtaaattattattattatttttcatatttattgtacaattattatattatttattttttcaaaatattttgattttttctttttgttataatttttcttaaataaaacaatacttgttttatttaaaaatatatatagttagatttttttttgaatttaattttgcgctcgtaataaaaaacaaattaatcttAAAAATAGGAATTTGACAATtgggtatttttatattgataaataataaacaaatattttcattgttgaaaaataacatgaatttaataaatgattaataatttaaaaaaaaaaaaaaaaacgaagtgATCTGTCGTTTTCTATTgcttataattaatttattttttttattttaaatagtgcAGGTTTGGTCCCAGTTATTGGGACAGTTCACTTCGAATTATTTCACTCATAAAATCGacaaataattcatatataaatacacatacaatatttttaaatttcaataacaacaaattctattaaaattaatttgcaatATATTTACGTAATTATAGaacgaagaaaaataaaatagtttgatattatttgaggaaaattaatttacgatgttaatataattttatataaatgctGGACAAAGGTCCTTATCATGCCCTAGTCAACACCGGTTCAATGACCGATCTACATATATTTtctctcaatttattttattacatttttttttttttaaatattattttcacacaAACAAGTctcagttaaaaaaaagaaaaacattctctaaaaaaatttcattcattaactcaattaattaaacttccagttatctttgatttttttttagcacatttttttttctttcaatcttttccatcatatatatacacagcccataagatattattgaaaattttattatttattgtgtattaaaaaaaaaaaaacagtgtgaaaaaattaactataCTATCTCCAATTTATGACTTGGctcttaattatttattaactctCTCACTCTATTATTTAATCagctttaataatttttaaaaaaaaattatattaatttaatcattgtGAATCCGTGCGAGTTCTTAACTTGGCACGTGCAGTTACCAATGGATTTGGTGGTTCAATATTAATTGGATTTTcctgtagaaaaaaatgagaaaaacaaattaataaaaaatatatttaatttaatttataaattaatatttaaaactaacTGAAAGTTCAAGTTGTTTTGCTCGTTGTTCAAGTGCACGTTGTAATGCTGTCCTTGGATCATCTTTGTATGTTTCTTCACGATTTTTTTGTGATTCACGTCTAAGTGCAGAATCACGTTGACGACGTTCAAGTGCACGTTGAAGTTcacttttttgatttaatacatttttaccccttgaaataatacaaaaaataaattaatacattaattatattttattatataaacaatataaaaacttacattttttgattaaataataattctctaCGGAGGTCTTTGTGGTTGTTGGAAATGAGGCACGGATTGTAAGGCTTTCGAGGTAAAATAATACCATCTGGACCCATGTGAGGttctggtggtggtggtggtactcCCATGACAGGTGCCATGTCTTTTCCTAcacaaaaatacatacaaattaataatttaaaaaaaattaaatttacattataaatattacaaaactAACTGCCATATTTGTGAGGTGATAAATCACCCTCAAGAAATGCAACTCGCGCTTTAACTGAATTTACACAACTATCCTCGCACATTACTGTTAAACTAATGCTTCTAAAATAATTCACTTGTCACGttcttcaagtatttttatatattgttatttttttttacccgtTAGAATAGGGCTTCATGTACTAATTGAATCGTGGGCAGAGTCAAGGTAAACCACTAGCAAGTAGGTGGCAATCATTATAAACAAATCtgcataattttatatttttttttcgatattcttcctcaatttttattcatttcgaAAGACAAAGTTCCTCTTTACATattgattatcaatttattacgcaattataattttaatcccACTAGAAAAATACAGCCTCATCTGCATGACGTCAAGTCTCAGTtaataagataataaaaataaaaaaaaaaaaaaatgtttatttcaattattcagGGTCATTCTTGTGtattgaagataaaattgtttttctttttttttttttcatggccTTTGAGAATGTGTATCAACGTAGAAAAACAtgacggttttttttttttaaatttttaatacagaataaataaaaggtacaaattttttgttttttatacaggtgaatttatttacaagaaGAAGTAGACCGAAACTCGGCATATTGATAagttgtatagaaaaaaaaaaaacaaatttattttaaaaacaaaataagaaaaaaaaaatttataaaatttttaattgtcaattattaaatacccggtaattaaaatttataatttctaatttgACTGTCTATTTGCCAGGTTGTCTATGAATtcctattgatttttttttttttattaaaaaaagggtGGTCATGGTCATTGACATTAAGTAAACGCTTTCAccgacaattatttataaagaaattttttttttttaaatggtccAGTAGACAATACATCATTACGTCTCAACAACTTAATACACAACTTctcgtttatttattattgaaaaaaaaataaatgaactgTACTTAAATGactttcattatcattaaagataattttttttgataaacgaTTATTCAGTTAATAAAaggtcaatttattaaatcgcaaatttattattataataataatttcatcagGATATTAATCGTGAAATTTCAATCActgaatgatgataaattggtGTGAAATTGTGCAGCAAGATGGGTAAAATCATAAACGATTTGTGCATAttggcagaaaaaaaatatcaatatccTGATGGAAAATCAGTGTAAATATCAACCagtagaaatatttataaaaatacatttttatataaataaattttctatattcatgcaaatcaataaatatatatttgctttCCAATGTCAAGGTAATATgtgcaaaatatttttacaaactaAGCATAACAAATCTAATGgctgttgttttatttttcatattaaaaaatgtaattgaatttttaaaagtgaaaataaaataatatatataaatgtcaaCTATAAatgaaagtataaaaaaaaatttataaaatatttaattaagctaatatatattatttaaaaaaataaaattgttgtcaTTTTATAAGGAAGTATGACACACtttctcaaataattttaattaaaaaaaaaatagcaattagcaaataattttataaataaatataaaataattaaattgttttttttttataaaaagagattatttgtttttgtattatttatatttgataatatgtatttaaaatacattgtaTCATACTGTAGTCAAAGTATTACAAGAtttaatcaatcaaaaaaaaaaaaaaagtatgtgaATCCTATCAATGAAATAatccatttataaataattgaacgATTAAGTATGTGAcctcaaataattttcaaacatgatttaaatatttatactgtattaatttaaataacaaaaaccaaaataaaatataaaatacaaaaaaaaaaaaaataaacagttatgataaattttagcgatattaatttatcatttgtttatttatttttataaattaaacccaaagatatttaattgaaactGTTTACAAAAAGGGaagtaatgttttttaatttttttaaataacccgtctattaattttgaattaattaatttaaactgaAATTGTCTATCCTCTTTAAGgccaattgaaataaattttgttgtcgTCGGTGtaacatcaaaaatatataaattgacatttaaaataaataaatttgacagTCTTATATTAacagtaatattatttattgtttaaatgattacttgattattttaaataaactcacCGTTTGTCAATGACTCACAGCTGtctgggttatttttttttacgccgTTTGTAATCACctgtaacaaaataaaattaaacaatatattatttatccaagtgtattgtatattttttaaataataaaaatttatattttattataataaaattatgagactatattatttttcatgcttCGATTAatttaagatttttaaattattataagccAAGTTTGCAAGTTTTATTGTACATAGGAACGAAAGAACAAGTACTTGTTTATATACAGGAACTTAATTGCTTGCTTAGAGTTGAGAAAAATGAAAGTCTTGAGAGTATACTTAACATCAATCAGTTATAATCAAcaacttttaatatatataaaaatata harbors:
- the LOC122848700 gene encoding coatomer subunit gamma, which produces MNAFKRDKKEEEDGGGNPFSNLEKTTVLQEARTFNDTPVNPRKCGQILTKILYLLNQGEQLGTTEATEAFFAMTKLFQSRDVVLRRLVYLGIKELSTVAEDVIIVTSSLTKDMTGKEDLYRAAAIRALCTITDSGMLAAIERYMKQAIVDKSPSVASAALVSSLHLSGVSSDVARRWANEAQEALNSDSVMVQYHALGVLYQARKSDRHAVIKLVAKLMKSSPKSPYAACMLIRMACKLLDESNEGNELMEFIESCLRHKSEMVVYEAAHAIVNLARSGIREIAPAISVLQHFCSSSKPALRFAAVRTLNKVAMTHPTAVTACNLDLENLITDSNRSIATLAITTLLKTGAESSVDRLMKQIATFVSEISDEFKVVVVQAIRTLCQKYPRKHTVLMNFLSAMLRDEGGLEYKAAIADTIIAVMEGNADAKEAGLAHLCEFIEDCEHTSLAVRILHLLGQEGPSSKNPSRHIRFIYNRVILECASVRAAAVTALASFAAACPDLLPNVLVLLSRCQLDSDDEVRDRAAYYCTILSQQKNNDSNINMLIHPPQLSTPSLERALLNYVNSNMDTPFDISQIPTAQVIEEPTQAETQLTSRPQQPRLTREETYAEKLSQVPQLAPIIQGSVLFKSSPVFELTESETEYNVKCIKHTFSDYLILQFDCLNTLSDQLLEDVSVAVEPPEGYELICEIPCVKLAYNELGTTYTVLQYPDDVNAGVATIPTTLKFVAKDCDPSTGLPEAEQGYQDEYMLEDLDVTLADQMKGIKTRGMDMNAAWEATVTRGFTCIDDTFALGADVTSLEAAVKSLVGFLGLEPADRSDRVQPSSTSHVLLLHGSFRGGKEIFARARLAIANSQVTMQLSVRSSDPDVASLVLASVG
- the LOC122848701 gene encoding methionine aminopeptidase 2 isoform X1; protein product: MAAVLDDVGKSTEKHVDEEIDDVVDNENDTGAVDAAKKKKKKKKKKKNAEAGEATTAAVDTVEEKKTEENGVEEAAPAENGENGEEVKKKKKRKPRGKGPKQQTDPPTIKISDLYTDGNFPIGQIMDHPSAAGIDDKTARDRFTSEEARALDRMQNDIYNEARQAAEAHRQTRKHIQQWVKPGMTMIEICNELENTARKLIGEDGLKAGLAFPTGCSRNHCAAHYTPNAGDPTVLQYDDVTKIDFGTHINGRIIDCAFTLTFNPKYDRLIEAVRDATNTGIKAAGIDVQLCDVGAAIQEVMESYEVEIDGKTYQVKSIRNLNGHSISPYRIHAGKTVPIVRGGEATRMEENEFYAIETFGSTGRGIVHDDSDCSHYMKRFDAGYVPLRLQSSKSLLNTINKNFSTLAFCKRWLDRAGCTKYQMALKDLCDKGAVEAYPPLVDVKGCYTAQFEHTLVLRPTCKEVISRGDDY
- the LOC122848701 gene encoding methionine aminopeptidase 2 isoform X2, whose protein sequence is MAAVLDDVGKSTEKHVDEEIDDVVDNENDTGAVDAAKKKKKKKKKKKNAEAGEATTAAVDTVEEKKTEENGVEEAPAENGENGEEVKKKKKRKPRGKGPKQQTDPPTIKISDLYTDGNFPIGQIMDHPSAAGIDDKTARDRFTSEEARALDRMQNDIYNEARQAAEAHRQTRKHIQQWVKPGMTMIEICNELENTARKLIGEDGLKAGLAFPTGCSRNHCAAHYTPNAGDPTVLQYDDVTKIDFGTHINGRIIDCAFTLTFNPKYDRLIEAVRDATNTGIKAAGIDVQLCDVGAAIQEVMESYEVEIDGKTYQVKSIRNLNGHSISPYRIHAGKTVPIVRGGEATRMEENEFYAIETFGSTGRGIVHDDSDCSHYMKRFDAGYVPLRLQSSKSLLNTINKNFSTLAFCKRWLDRAGCTKYQMALKDLCDKGAVEAYPPLVDVKGCYTAQFEHTLVLRPTCKEVISRGDDY